In the genome of Montipora foliosa isolate CH-2021 chromosome 3, ASM3666993v2, whole genome shotgun sequence, one region contains:
- the LOC137996850 gene encoding chymotrypsinogen A-like, whose translation MKRTFAITVAAVVFILDSTQAQGFKISGDDLGKRIVNGKDATAHSWPWMVSLEYNGQHICGGSLIKVNWVVTAAHCVEGYIEMGHFRVVVGSHDRTDTTQFQRSYRLRDIIIHEGYHKSHFRNDIALLQLEESIKSSTQVNVVSLPDAGNRVEPGKMCYITGWGRTVGGGDTANILQEALLPVADINACSRIWGSFVDDRTMLCAGGEGIAGGCQANSGGSFVCEENGRFVLRGVVSWGHGNCRTDHFSVFARVSSLIDWINERTSASS comes from the exons ATGAAGCGTACTTTTGCAATCACAGTCGCTGCAGTCGTATTTATTCTGGACAGCACACAAGCTCAAG GATTTAAAATCAGTGGAGATGATTTAGGAAAGCGAATCGTAAATGGCAAAGATGCCACCGCTCATTCCTGGCCTTGGATGGTTTCGCTAGAGTACAATGGACAACACATCTGCGGAGGATCTTTGATAAAAGTCAATTGGGTCGTCACAGCTGCCCATTGTGTTGAAGGATACATCGAAATGGGTCATTTCAGGGTTGTAGTGG GGTCTCACGATCGCACAGACACGACTCAGTTTCAAAGGAGCTATAGGTTAAGGGATATTATCATTCACGAAGGATACCATAAAagtcattttcgaaatgatatCGCACTTCTTCAATTAGAGGAGTCGATTAAATCCAGTACACAGGTCAACGTAGTATCCTTACCGGATGCAGGAAACAGAGTTGAACCAGGAAAAATGTGTTACATAACAG GGTGGGGTAGAACGGTTGGCGGCGGAGACACTGCCAATATTCTGCAAGAGGCTCTTTTACCGGTGGCAGATATTAATGCCTGTTCCAGAATATGGGGTTCCTTTGTCGATGACAGGACTATGCTATGCGCTGGAGGAGAAGGAATTGCGGGAGGTTGTCAGGCAA ACAGTGGGGGTTCGTTTGTCTGTGAGGAAAATGGAAGATTTGTTCTGCGAGGAGTCGTCAGCTGGGGGCACGGAAACTGCAGAACAGATCACTTTTCCGTGTTTGCCCGTGTCAGCAGCTTGATAGACTGGATCAATGAGAGGACATCAG
- the LOC137995279 gene encoding chymotrypsinogen A-like, which yields MWRRVGSKEEIEASQKPIKSLRTTQKIVECGISIADLGKRVVNGKDATAHSWPWMVSLRYNGRHICGGSLIKVNWVVTAAHCVERDRQIGSYTVVVGSHHRTSTTQFERSYNLKKIIIHEKYLRSHLRNDIALLQLEASIDTSLQVNVVCLPKAENRVEPRKRCYITGWGRTVGGGNAAITLQEAPLPVAGITKCSRINGRLVPVDDKTMLCAGGEGIAGGCQGDSGGSFVCKEHGRYFLRGVVSWGHGNCRTDHFTVFARVSSFINWINEKTSGCVDKDWRCKYWTRFCGSNSYVLKNCKKTCNRCIC from the exons ATGTGGCGACGCGTGGGATCtaaagaggaaatcgaagcgtcccaaaaacccatcaaatcactcaggacaacgcagaaaatagtag AATGTGGAATCAGTATAGCTGATTTAGGAAAGAGAGTTGTGAATGGCAAAGATGCCACCGCTCATTCCTGGCCTTGGATGGTTTCGCTAAGGTACAATGGACGCCACATCTGCGGAGGATCTTTGATAAAAGTCAATTGGGTCGTCACAGCTGCACATTGCGTTGAAAGAGACCGCCAGATTGGTAGTTACACGGTTGTAGTGG GGTCTCACCATCGCACAAGCACGACTCAGTTTGAAAGGAGCtataatttaaagaaaattatcATTCACGAAAAATACCTTCGCAGTCATTTGCGAAACGATATTGCATTACTTCAATTAGAGGCGTCGATTGATACTAGTTTACAGGTCAACGTGGTATGCTTACCGAAAGCAGAAAACAGAGTTGAACCACGAAAAAGGTGTTATATAACAG GTTGGGGGAGGACTGTAGGCGGCGGAAACGCTGCTATTACCCTACAAGAAGCTCCTTTACCAGTGGCTGGTATCACAAAGTGTTCCAGAATAAATGGACGGCTAGTTCCCGTCGACGACAAGACTATGCTATGCGCTGGAGGCGAAGGAATCGCGGGAGGTTGTCAG GGAGACAGTGGGGGTTCGTTTGTCTGTAaggaacatggaagatattttctGAGAGGAGTTGTGAGCTGGGGGCACGGAAACTGTAGGACAGATCACTTCACCGTGTTTGCTCGTGTCAGCAGCTTCATAAACTGGATCAATGAGAAGACATCAG GTTGTGTTGACAAAGATTGGCGTTGCAAGTACTGGACAAGGTTTTGTGGATCCAATAGCTATGTCCTGAAAAATTGCAAGAAAACGTGCAACCGTTGCATTTGCTGA